The genomic stretch AGCAGATGGTTTAGGCGCAGATCAAATCAGGGATCATGCTTTGTCTCAGTTGGGACTGTGTGTTTTATGCTTTGATAATCGCCAGATTTTGTTGGAAACAGATTTGGTCTGCCAAATCATCACAATGCATATTAGTCAGATACTTGATCAATCAAATCTCCCCTAGCCCCTCTTTGAAAAAGAGGGGGATTTTC from Acinetobacter pullicarnis encodes the following:
- a CDS encoding DUF559 domain-containing protein; this translates as MECDGSQHYTADGLGADQIRDHALSQLGLCVLCFDNRQILLETDLVCQIITMHISQILDQSNLP